Proteins from one Peromyscus eremicus chromosome 8a, PerEre_H2_v1, whole genome shotgun sequence genomic window:
- the Srrm2 gene encoding serine/arginine repetitive matrix protein 2 isoform X6 codes for MYNGIGLPTPRGSGTNGYVQRNLSLVRGRRGERPDYKGEEELRRLEAALVKRPNPDILDHERKRRVELRCLELEEMMEEQGYEEQQIQEKVATFRLMLLEKDVNPGGKEETPGQRPMVTETHQLAELNEKKNERLRAAFGISDSYVDGSSFDPQRRAREAKQAAPEPPKPYSLVRETSSSRSPTPKQKKKKKKKDRGRRSESSSPRRERKKSSKKKKHRSESESKKRKHRSPTPKSKRKSKDKKRKRSRSTTPAPKSRRAHRSTSADSASSSDTSRSRRCTDHSEDTVPAL; via the exons ATGTACAACGGGATCGGGCTGCCGACGCCCCGGGGCAGCGGCACCAACGGCTACGTCCAGCGCAACCTGTCCCTGGTGCGGGGCCGCCGTGGTGAGCGGCCTGACTACAAGGGAGAGGAGGAACTGCGGCGCCTGGAGGCTGCCCTGGTGAAGCGTCCTAATCCTGACATCCTGGACCACGAGCGCAAGCGGCGCGTGGAGCTGCGATGCCTCGAGCTGGAGGAGATGATGGAAGAGCAGGG GTACGAAGAACAGCAGATTCAGGAGAAAGTGGCGACCTTTCGACtcatgttgctggagaaggatGTGAACCCTGGGGGCAAGGAAGAAACCCCAGGGCAGAGGCCAAT GGTAACTGAGACCCATCAGTTGGCAGAACTGAATGAGAAGAAGAATGAGCGACTCCGTGCTGCCTTTGGCATCAGTGATTCCTATGTGGATGGCAGTTCTTTTGATCCCCAGAGACGAGCTCGAGAAGCTAAACAAGCAGCTCCTGAGCCTCCCAAACCATACAG CCTTGTCCGAGAGACAAGCAGTTCTCGATCACCAACTCCaaagcaaaagaagaagaaaaagaagaaagatagagGACG CAGGTCCGAGAGCAGTTCTCCTCGAcgagagaggaagaagagctcaaagaagaagaaacacag GTCAGAATCTGAATCCAAGAAACGGAAACACAG GTCTCCTACTCCAAAGAGCAAACGTAAATCAAAGGACAAGAAGAGGAAGCG GTCTCGAAGTACAACACCAGCACCTAAGAGCCGCCGAGCCCATCGGTCAACTTCTGctgactctgcttcttcctctgatACTTCTCGTAGTCG GCGCTGCACAGACCATTCCGAAGACACGGTCCCTGCCCTCTAG
- the Srrm2 gene encoding serine/arginine repetitive matrix protein 2 isoform X3 — translation MYNGIGLPTPRGSGTNGYVQRNLSLVRGRRGERPDYKGEEELRRLEAALVKRPNPDILDHERKRRVELRCLELEEMMEEQGYEEQQIQEKVATFRLMLLEKDVNPGGKEETPGQRPMVTETHQLAELNEKKNERLRAAFGISDSYVDGSSFDPQRRAREAKQAAPEPPKPYSLVRETSSSRSPTPKQKKKKKKKDRGRRSESSSPRRERKKSSKKKKHRSESESKKRKHRSPTPKSKRKSKDKKRKRSRSTTPAPKSRRAHRSTSADSASSSDTSRSRSRSAAAKSHTTALTGQSPPLASGHQGEGDAPSSEPGATNIQQPSSPDASTKQSSSPYEDKDKKEKSAVRPSPSPERSSTGPELPAPTPLLVEQHDDSPRPLAAIPSSQEPVNPSSEASPTRGCSPTKSPEKPPQSSSSESCPPSPQPTKVSRHASSSPESLKPTPAPGGRREISSSPTSKNRSHGRAKRDKSHSHTPSHRTGRSRSPATKRGRSRSRTPTKRGHSRSRSPQWRRSRSAQRWGKSRSPQRRGRSRSPQRPGWSRSRNTQRRGRSRSARRGRSHSRSPATRGRSRSRTPVRRGRSRSRTPARRRSRSRTPARRRSRSRTPARRGRSRSRTPARRRSRTRSPVRRRSRSRSPARRSGRSRSRTPARRGGRSRSRTPARRGRSRSRTPARRGGRSRSRTPARRGGRSRSRTPARRRSRSRSLIRRGRSHSRTPQRRGRSGSSSERKNKSRASQRRSRSNSSPEVKKSHISSRRSRSLSSPRSKAKLRRSLSGSSPCPKQKSQTPPRRSRSGSSPPKQTSKTPPRRSHSSPSPQPKVKSGTPPRLGSVANTQVDEHSATPQRQSRSESSPDGEVKSRTPSRQSCSGSSPRVKSSTPPRQSPSRSSSPQPKIKTVISPRRSRSGSSSPSPTRVTSRTPQRQSRSVSPCCDVDSRLLPRHSRSRSSSPDAKMELETPLRHSHSGSTSPYPKGMLQTPPEQNLSASKSPCPQEKSKDSPTESSGTFSLCPGVTLSTLPGESGFGSSFVQQKGQSQTWPDPRSNTSSPEVRQTHLESPSLQNKSQTSPKGSLSRSSSPVTELTLRSPVKQDKSELSTDPKVKSAMSPEQSKTKPDSNLFPSIESKSLLVQSRLEPSELKEKQGLIQEDVVASSLSRDKFSPIQDRPESSTVLKDTPRVLSKERSGAGSPPGTRDQSSSLPNSCQDELMEVEKSEQTFSQVLPSSSPEHKEIPGSNIESSPEIERPAVLSALDQSQAQLSSKAAEIPAVTSCWSGPQISPEHKELSHSPPGENSFESSLEFRNSGPISEVNAGFSPEVKEELNGPFLNQTETDPSLDMKEQSTRSSRRSSSELSPEVVEKVGIFSNQSMSSPVLETVHRTPSRERSSSASSPELKDGLPRTPSRRSRSGSSPGLRDGSGTPSRHSLSGSSPGIKDTPQTPSRGRSECDSSPEPKVLPQTPRARSHSPSSPELNNKSVTPQRERSGSESSVEQKTLARTSPGQRSRSGSSQELDGKPSTSPQERSESDSSPDSKPKTRTPLRQRSRSGSSPEVDSKSRPSPRLSRSGSSPEMKDKPRALQRAQSGTDSSPEHKIPAPRVLPRRSRSGSSSKDRGPSPEGSSSSESSPEHPPKSRTARRDSRSSMEPKTKSRTPPRRRSSRSSPELTRKARVSRRSRSASSSPETRSRTPPRRRRSPSVSSPEPTEKSRSSRRRRSASSPRTKTTSRRGRSPSPKPRGLQRSRSRSRREKTRTTRRRDRSGSSQSTSRRRQRSRSRSRVTRRRRGGSGYHSRSPTRQESSRTSSRRRRGRSRTPLTSRKRSRSRTSPAPWKRSRSRASPATHRRSRSRTPLISRRRSRSRTSPVSRRRSRSVNRRRSRSRASPVSRRRSRSRTPPVTRRRSRSRTPTTRRRSRSRTPPVTRRRSRSRTPPVTRRRSRSRTSPITRRRSRSRTSPVTRRRSRSRTSPVTRRRSRSRTSPVTRRRSRSRTPPAIRRRSRSRTPLLPRKRSRSRSPLAIRRRSRSRTPRATRGKRSLTRSPPAIRRRSASGSSSDRSRSATPPATRNHSGSRTPPVALSSSRMSCFSRPSMSPTPLDRCRSPGMLEPLGSARTPMSVLQQTGGSMMDGPGPRIPDHPRTSVPENHAQSRIALALTAISLGTARPPPSMSAAGLAARMSQVPAPVPLMSLRTAPAANLASRIPAASAAAMNLASARTSAIPTSVNLADSRTPSAAAAMNLASPRTAVAPSAVNLADPRAPAATAVNLAGARTPAALAALSLTGSGTPATAANYPSSSRTPQAPTPANLVGPRSAHGTAPVNIAGSRTPAALAPANLSSARMAPALSGANLTSPRVPLSAYERVSGRTSPLLLDRARSRTPPSAPSQSRMTSERAPSPASRMVQAPSQSLLPPAQDRPRSPVPSAFSDQSRSVAQTTPVAGSQSISSGTIVKSTSSASDHNGMLSGPAPGVSHAEGGEPPASTGAQQPSALAALQPAKERRSSSSSSSSSSSSSSSSSSSSSSSSSGSSSSDSEGSSLPAQPEVALKRVPSPAPAPKEAVREGRPQEPTPAKRKRRSSSSSSSSSSSSSSSSSSSSSSSSSSSSSSSSSSSSSSSSSSPSPAKPGPQALPKPASPKKPPPGERRALVWPPSSSPDSVHSLLPVSLPPRHSLPHVARGIFLKRTSGYFPSLHKSFRDALWPAG, via the exons ATGTACAACGGGATCGGGCTGCCGACGCCCCGGGGCAGCGGCACCAACGGCTACGTCCAGCGCAACCTGTCCCTGGTGCGGGGCCGCCGTGGTGAGCGGCCTGACTACAAGGGAGAGGAGGAACTGCGGCGCCTGGAGGCTGCCCTGGTGAAGCGTCCTAATCCTGACATCCTGGACCACGAGCGCAAGCGGCGCGTGGAGCTGCGATGCCTCGAGCTGGAGGAGATGATGGAAGAGCAGGG GTACGAAGAACAGCAGATTCAGGAGAAAGTGGCGACCTTTCGACtcatgttgctggagaaggatGTGAACCCTGGGGGCAAGGAAGAAACCCCAGGGCAGAGGCCAAT GGTAACTGAGACCCATCAGTTGGCAGAACTGAATGAGAAGAAGAATGAGCGACTCCGTGCTGCCTTTGGCATCAGTGATTCCTATGTGGATGGCAGTTCTTTTGATCCCCAGAGACGAGCTCGAGAAGCTAAACAAGCAGCTCCTGAGCCTCCCAAACCATACAG CCTTGTCCGAGAGACAAGCAGTTCTCGATCACCAACTCCaaagcaaaagaagaagaaaaagaagaaagatagagGACG CAGGTCCGAGAGCAGTTCTCCTCGAcgagagaggaagaagagctcaaagaagaagaaacacag GTCAGAATCTGAATCCAAGAAACGGAAACACAG GTCTCCTACTCCAAAGAGCAAACGTAAATCAAAGGACAAGAAGAGGAAGCG GTCTCGAAGTACAACACCAGCACCTAAGAGCCGCCGAGCCCATCGGTCAACTTCTGctgactctgcttcttcctctgatACTTCTCGTAGTCG GTCTCGAAGTGCTGCTGCTAAAAGTCATACAACAGCCTTGACTGGGCAAAGTCCTCCCCTTGCTTCAGGGCATCAAGGGGAGGGAGATGCACCTTCTAGTGAACCAGGTGCCACCAACATACAGCAGCCTAGTAGCCCAGACGCTTCTACAAAGCAGTCTAGCAGTCCGTATGAAGACAAAGATAAGAAGGAG AAATCTGCAGTTCGACCTAGTCCCTCTCCGGAAAGGAGCAGCACAGGGCCAGAATTACCTGCCCCTACTCCGCTCCTTGTTGAGCAACATGACGACTCCCCACGACCCCTTGCAGCAATCCCGTCCAGTCAGGAGCCAGTTAACCCCTCATCTGAGGCTTCCCCAACCCGGGGCTGTTCACCAACTAAGTCTCCTGAGAAACCTCCCCAGTCATCTTCCTCAGAGAGCTGCCCACCATCCCCCCAGCCTACCAAAGTTTCTCGGCATGCCAGCTCCTCTCCTGAAAGTCTTAAACCCACACCAGCTCCTGGGGGCCGCCGAGAGATTTCTTCTTCGCCCACATCTAAGAATCGTTCACATGGCCGAGCAAAGCGGGATAAATCTCATTCTCATACTCCATCTCATAGAACAGGGAGATCCCGTAGTCCTGCCACTAAGAGGGGACGATCTCGATCTAGAACCCCCACCAAGAGAGGTCATTCTAGGTCCCGGTCCCCTCAGTGGCGTAGGTCACGGTCTGCACAGAGGTGGGGAAAATCTAGAAGTCCCCAGAGGCGTGGCCGGTCTAGATCTCCTCAGAGGCCAGGGTGGTCCAGGAGTAGAAATACCCAGAGAAGAGGCAGGTCTAGGTCAGCAAGGCGAGGCAGGTCACACTCTAGATCTCCAGCGACTAGGGGCAGATCCCGTTCTAGAACACCAGTTAGAAGGGGTAGATCACGATCCAGAACACCTGCCAGGCGTAGATCACGATCCAGAACACCTGCCAGGCGTAGGTCTCGGTCTAGAACACCAGCTCGCAGGGGCAGGTCTCGATCAAGAACACCTGCTAGGCGCAGATCTAGGACCCGCTCACCAGTTCGAAGGAGGTCTCGAAGTAGATCCCCAGCTAGGAGAAGTGGCAGGTCACGGTCTAGAACACCAGCCAGGAGAGGTGGCAGGTCACGGTCTAGAACACCAGCCAGGAGAGGGAGGTCACGGTCTAGAACACCAGCCAGGAGAGGTGGCAGGTCACGGTCTAGAACACCAGCCAGGAGAGGTGGCAGGTCACGGTCTAGAACACCAGCACGACGAAGATCTCGTAGCAGAAGTCTAATTAGACGTGGAAGATCTCACTCTAGAACACCACAAAGAAGAGGACGATCTGGctcatcatcagagaggaagaacaaatcTAGAGCATCTCAGAGGAGGAGCAGATCCAACTCAAGCCCAGAAGTGAAAAAATCTCATATTTCCTCAAGACGGAGCAGGTCTCTTTCTTCACCAAGATCCAAAGCAAAATTGAGGCGAAGCCTTTCAGGTTCTTCTCCGTGTCCTAAACAAAAGTCACAGACACCACCAAGGCGAAGCCGTTCTGGTTCTTCACCACCTAAACAGACGTCAAAAACTCCACCAAGACGCAGTCATTCAagtccatctcctcagcccaaagTAAAATCTGGAACACCACCAAGATTAGGGTCTGTAGCAAACACACAGGTTGATGAACACTCTGCAACACCACAAAGACAGAGCCGTTCTGAATCATCACCTGATGGTGAGGTGAAATCGAGGACCCCATCAAGACAGAGCTGCTCTGGGTCTTCTCCTCGAGTGAAATCTAGCACACCTCCAAGACAGAGCCCATCTAGGTCGTCGTCTCCACAACCCAAAATAAAGACGGTAATATCACCAAGACGAAGCCGTTCTGGCTCCTCTTCTCCAAGTCCTACTAGAGTGACATCTAGAACACCTCAGAGGCAAAGCAGATCAGTATCTCCCTGCTGCGATGTAGATTCTAGATTGTTGCCAAGACATAGCCGTTCTAGATCCTCCTCACCAGATGCTAAAATGGAACTAGAAACACCGCTTAGACACAGTCACTCTGGGTCTACATCACCATACCCAAAAGGCATGCTCCAGACTCCTCCAGAGCAAAATCTCTCTGCATCAAAGTCACCCTGTCCCCAGGAGAAGTCTAAGGATTCACCAACAGAAAGCTCTGGAACCTTTTCTCTTTGTCCAGGTGTAACACTTAGTACATTACCAGGAGAGAGTGGTTTTGGCTCCTCATTTGTGCAGCAGAAAGGACAATCTCAAACTTGGCCAGATCCCAGGTCTAATACTTCAAGTCCAGAAGTGAGGCAGACTCACTTGGAATCTCCATCACTGCAGAACAAATCTCAAACATCTCCAAAGGGTAGCCTGTCCAGATCTTCATCTCCAGTCACTGAGCTGACACTCAGATCACCAGTAAAACAAGATAAAAGTGAATTATCAACAGATCCAAAGGTGAAATCGGCAATGTCTCCTGAGCAGAGTAAGACTAAACCTGACTCTAACCTATTTCCTTCAATAGAGTCTAAATCTCTTTTGGTACAGAGCAGATTGGAGCCTTCTGAATTAAAAGAGAAACAAGGTTTAATTCAAGAGGATGTTGTTGCATCATCTTTATCAAGAGACAAATTTAGTCCTATACAGGATAGGCCTGAATCCTCTACAGTACTGAAAGATACACCTCGAGTACTATCAAAGGAAAGAAGTGGAGCTGGGTCACCTCCAGGCACAAGAGACCAAAGTAGTTCATTACCTAATTCATGCCAAGATGAATTAATGGAAGTAGAAAAATCTGAGCAGACTTTTAGCCAGGTACTACCCAGTTCATCTCCAGAACATAAAGAAATACCTGGAAGTAACATTGAATCATCTCCTGAAATAGAAAGGCCTGCTGTATTGTCTGCTCTTGACCAAAGCCAGGCACAGCTCTCTTCAAAAGCAGCAGAAATCCCTGCAGTGACTTCATGTTGGAGTGGGCCACAAATTTCTCCAGAACATAAAGAACTATCTCATTCTCCCCCTGGGGAGAATAGCTTTGAGTCATCTTTAGAGTTTAGAAACTCAGGCCCCATTTCAGAAGTAAATGCTGGATTTTCTCCTGAAGTTAAAGAAGAATTGAATGGGCCATTCCTTAATCAAACGGAGACGGATCCATCTCTGGACATGAAAGAACAGTCAACAAGGTCCTCCAGGCGCAGTAGTTCTGAGTTATCCCCAGAAGTAGTGGAAAAGGTAGGAATATTTTCAAATCAGAGTATGTCTTCTCCTGTACTTGAGACTGTACACAGAACACCTTCAAGAGAAAGGAGTAGTTCTGCATCTTCTCCTGAACTGAAAGATGGTTTACCCAGAACCCCATCTAGGAGAAGCCGGTCTGGGTCTTCTCCAGGACTTAGAGATGGGTCTGGGACTCCTTCTAGGCATAGCCTATCTGGGTCATCTCCTGGGATCAAAGATACACCTCAGACTCCATCCCGGGGACGAAGTGAATGTGACTCTTCCCCTGAACCAAAAGTGTTGCCTCAGACTCCAAGAGCACGAAGTCATTCTCCATCATCCCCGGAGCTCAACAACAAGAGTGTGACCCCTCAGAGAGAAAGAAGTGGGTCAGAATCATCAGTAGAACAGAAAACTCTGGCTAGAACCTCTCCTGGGCAAAGAAGTCGATCTGGGTCTTCCCAAGAGCTTGATGGGAAACCTAGCACATCCCCTCAGGAAAGAAGTGAATCGGACTCTTCTCCAGATTCTAAGCCCAAGACACGAACCCCTCTTAGACAGAGGAGTCGCTCTGGATCATCTCCAGAGGTTGACAGCAAGTCTCGACCCTCACCCCGGCTCAGTAGGTCTGGCTCATCTCCTGAAATGAAAGATAAGCCAAGAGCGCTACAGAGAGCTCAGAGCGGTACTGATTCTTCTCCTGAACACAAAATACCTGCCCCTCGGGTGCTGCCAAGACGTAGTAGATCAGGTTCGTCGAGCAAAGACAGGGGCCCTTCACCTGAAGGAAGCAGTAGTTCTGAATCTTCTCCAGAACACCCACCCAAATCCAGAACCGCTCGAAGAGACTCCAGGTCCTCAATGGAGCCAAAGACAAAGTCTCGCACACCACCTCGACGGCGGAGTTCTCGTTCATCTCCTGAGCTAACCAGGAAGGCTAGAGTCTCTCGTAGAAGCcgctctgcctcctcctcaccAGAAACTCGCTCCAGAACTCCACCAAGACGTCGAAGAAGTCCTTCAGTATCTTCACCAGAGCCAACTGAAAAGTCAAGGTCTTCACGGAGGCGGCGCTCAGCTTCATCACCCCGTACCAAGACAACTTCAAGGAGAGGCCGATCTCCTTCACCAAAACCTCGTGGACTCCAAAGATCCCGATCCCGCTCACGTAGAGAGAAAACCAGAACAACCCGACGACGAGATAGGTCTGGATCATCACAGTCAACATCACGAAGAAGACAGAGGAGCCGGTCTAGGTCTCGGGTCACTCGAAGACGGAGGGGTGGCTCTGGTTACCATTCAAGATCGCCTACCAGACAGGAGAGTTCCCGAACATCATCTCGACGCAGAAGAGGCCGGTCTCGTACACCCTTGACCAGTCGGAAGCGATCTCGATCACGAACATCACCAGCTCCATGGAAGCGCTCTAGATCTCGAGCCTCACCAGCTACTCATAGGCGATCAAGGTCCAGAACACCCCTTATCAGCCGACGCAGGTCCAGATCTCGGACCTCACCTGTGAGTAGGAGAAGGTCAAGGTCAGTGAATAGGCGCAGATCTCGATCAAGAGCATCCCCAGTGAGTCGAAGGCGATCCAGGTCCAGAACACCACCAGTAACTCGACGTCGTTCAAGGTCCAGAACACCAACAACACGCCGTCGCTCTCGTTCTAGGACTCCTCCAGTGACTCGAAGAAGGTCCAGATCTAGGACTCCACCAGTAACCAGGAGGCGATCTCGAAGCAGAACTTCACCAATTACTCGAAGaagatcaagatccaggacatcCCCAGTCACTCGGAGAAGATCTCGATCTCGTACATCTCCAGTTACCCGGAGGCGTTCCCGATCTCGAACCTCTCCAGTGACACGCCGCCGCTCCAGGTCCCGAACTCCTCCAGCTATTCGGAGACGCTCTAGGTCCCGGACACCACTGTTGCCACGCAAGCGCTCGCGAAGTCGCTCACCACTTGCTATCCGTCGCCGTTCTAGGTCTCGTACTCCTAGAGCAACTCGAGGCAAGCGGTCTCTAACAAGATCTCCTCCAGCCATCCGTAGGCGGTCTGCATCTGGAAGTAGTTCTGATCGGTCGCgttctgccactcctccagcaACAAGGAATCATTCTGGATCTCGTACACCTCCTGTAGCACTCAGTAGCTCTAGAATGAGCTGCTTCAGTCGTCCTAGCATGTCACCAACTCCTCTTGACCGATGTAGATCACCTGGAATGCTTGAACCCCTTGGCAGCGCTAGAACACCCATGTCTGTCCTACAGCAAACTGGTGGCTCAATGATGGATGGTCCAGGTCCCCGAATTCCTGATCACCCAAGAACATCTGTTCCAGAAAACCATGCTCAGTCTCGAATTGCACTTGCTCTGACAGCCATCAGTCTTGGCACTGCCCGGCCACCTCCATCTATGTCTGCTGCTGGCCTCGCAGCAAGAATGTCCCAGGTTCCAGCTCCTGTACCTCTAATGAGCCTCAGAACAGCCCCAGCTGCCAACCTTGCCAGCAGGATTCCAGCAGCATCTGCAGCAGCCATGAACCTTGCCAGTGCCAGGACATCTGCTATTCCAACATCAGTGAACCTTGCTGACTCAAGAACACCATCTGCAGCAGCAGCCATGAACTTAGCCAGCCCTAGAACAGCAGTGGCTCCTTCAGCTGTTAACCTTGCTGATCCTCGAGCCCCTGCAGCCACAGCTGTGAACCTAGCAGGAGCTAGAACACCAGCTGCGTTGGCAGCTTTGAGTCTCACAGGCTCTGGGACACCCGCAACTGCTGCAAATTATCCCTCCAGTTCCAGAACACCCCAGGCTCCTACTCCCGCAAACCTGGTGGGTCCTCGATCTGCACATGGCACAGCTCCTGTGAATATTGCTGGCTCTAGAACCCCTGCAGCTTTGGCTCCCGCTAATCTCTCCAGTGCCAGGATGGCCCCAGCATTGTCTGGTGCAAATCTCACCAGTCCCAGGGTGCCCCTTTCTGCTTATGAGCGTGTCAGTGGCAGAACCTCACCTTTATTGCTTGACCGAGCTAGGTCCAGAACACCACCATCTGCCCCAAGTCAGTCTAGAATGACCTCTGAGCGGGCTCCTTCTCCTGCTTCAAGAATGGTCCAGGCTCCTTCACAATCTCTTCTCCCTCCAGCACAGGATAGGCCTCGGTCCCCTGTGCCATCTGCTTTTTCAGACCAATCTCGTTCAGTTGCCCAGACCACTCCTGTAGCAGGGTCTCAGTCCATTTCATCTGGGACTATAGTAAAGTCCACATCCTCTGCTAGTGACCACAATGGCATGCTTTCTGGCCCTGCCCCTGGGGTGTCCCATGCTGAAGGTGGGGAACCGCCAGCCTCTACTGGGGCCCAGCAGCCTTCTGCATTGGCTGCTCTGCAACCAGCAAAGGAACGTCGGAGCTCTTCCTCTTCATCATCATCCTCTAgctcatcatcatcttcatcctcctcctcctcctcctcttcttcctctggctCCAGTTCTAGCGACTCTGAGGGCTCCAGCCTTCCTGCTCAACCTGAGGTGGCCCTGAAAAG GGtccccagccctgccccagcCCCAAAGGAGGCTGTTCGAGAAGGACGCCCTCAGGAGCCAACCCCAGCCAAACGGAAGAGGCGCTCTAGCAGCTCCAgttccagctcctcctcctcctcctcttcctcttcttcctcttcctcctcttcttcctcctcttcctcttcctcttcttcctcctcctcctcctcttcatcttcctcctcctccccctcccctgctaAGCCTGGCCCTCAGGCCTTACCCAAACCTGCAAGCCCCAAGAAGCCACCCCCTGGCGAGAGGAG GGCTCTGGTCTGGCCACCGTCATCTTCTCCCGACTCTGTCCACagcctcctccctgtctccctgcctCCACGCCATTCTCTTCCACACGTAGCCAGAGGGATCTTTCTAAAACGCACATCTGGTTACTTCCCTTCACTCCACAAATCCTTCCGGGACGCCCTGTGGCCTGCAGGATAA